GAACGACGCGCAGGTCGAGTCGTTCCTCGCCGACAATCCCGGCTGGACGCTCGAGCCGCCGCCCGAGGGCGCCGTGCCCGCGACGGTGCTCGACGCCGGTCGACTCCGCGTGCTGCCGCAGCGGCACGGTACCGATGGTTCGTTCGCGGCGCGCCTGCGCCGGGGAGCACTCTGATCATGCGCAAGGTCCGCATCGCCCCGTCCCTGCTCTCGGCCGACTTCGGGAAGCTCGCCGAGGACCTGAAGATGTTGGAAGAGGGTGGCGCGGACTGGCTGCACGTGGACGTGATGGACGGCGTCTTCGTGCCCAATCTCACCTTCGGCGCGAAGGTGATCGAGACCTGCAAGAAGCTCACGTCGCTGCCGCTCGACTGCCACCTGATGGTCGTGGAACCCGAGAAGTACTTCGACAGCTTCGCGAAGGCGGGCGCGGACACGATCACGATCCACGTCGAGACCGCGCCGCACCTTCATCGCCAGGTGATGCGCATCAAGGAGCTCGGCGTGCACGCCGGCGCGACGCTCAACCCGAGCACCTCGCTCGAGACGGTGCGCGAAGTGGCGGCCGACCTCGACCTGCTCCTCATCATGAGCGTGAACCCGGGCTTCGGCGGGCAGAAGTTCATCCCCGGCTCGGTGTCGAAGGTGGCGCGCGCGCGCCGGATGCTCGACGAGGCGAACAGCCGCGCCCTGCTCGAGGTGGACGGCGGCATCGCGCGCGAGACGATCACCGCCTGCTGGGCGGCGGGGGCCGACACGTTCGTGGCGGGGAACGCGGTCTTCTCGGCGAAGGACCCTCGCGCGGAGATCCGGGCGCTGCGCGCGCTCTGCGCGGAGCAGGCGTGACGGACCGGAAGCAGTGGTTGATCATCGCCGGCGCCGTCGCCTTCATGGCGGCGGGGCTCTGGGCGGCGGTGACCGCGCTGGGTGACGAGTTGTTCCCGCTCAAGATCGGCGGCGAGGCTCCCACCTTCTCCGCCGTCACGCTCGCCGGCCGGACGAGCGGTGGTCAGACGCCGGGGAGCGCGAAGTCGATCGACGACTATCGCGGCGAGGTGGTGCTGCTGAACATCTGGGCGACGTGGTGCGGCCCGTGTCGCATCGAGATGCCGAGCATGGAGCGGCTGCAACAGCGACTCGGGCCCAAGGGACTCCGGATCGTCGCGGTGAGCGTCGACGACCCTGGGATGGAGGCACGGATCACGGCCTTCGCCGAGGAACTCGGCCTCTCGTTCGAGTTGCTGCACGACGCCCCGGGCGCGATCCGACAGCAGTACCAGACGACAGGCGTGCCCGAGACGTTCATCATCGACCGCGAAGGCACCATCCGCCGCCGCATCATCGGCGCGGACGACTGGTCGAGCGAGACCAACATCGCGTTCCTCGAACGACTCCTCGCCGAGCCGCGGCCCGACGGACTCCCTGCCCCGAAGGCCCCTGTGACGCTCCCCGCCTCGGCGACCCCCAATGACACGGCTGCTCGCGCTCGAGAGCTCGTGCGATGAGACCTCGGCCGCGGTGGTGTCCGGTTCGCCGGACGCCCCGCGGCTCGAGTCGCTCGTGATCCTCTCGCAGGACGTGCACCGCATCTTCGGCGGCGTCGTCCCCGAGATCGCGTCGCGCGAGCACCTCACCGCCGTCGTGCCCGTCACGCGCCAGGCCCTCGCCGACGCGGGGCGCGGCTTCGACGACATCGACGCCATCGCCGTGACGCATGCGCCGGGCCTGGTGGGCGCGCTGCTCGTCGGTGTGAGCTACGCCAAGGCGCTGGCCCACGCGCTGGGCAAGCCGCTCGTCGGCGTGCATCACATGGAAGGGCACCTCTTCGCGACGGCGCTCGAGCATCCGCTCGCCACGCCGCCCTTCACCGCGCTGCTCGTGTCGGGCGGTCACACGCTGCTGCTGGACGTCGAGGCGTGGGGTCGCTATCGCCTGCTGGGCGAGACGCGCGACGACGCGGCCGGCGAGGCCTTCGACAAGACCGCGAAGCTGATGGGCCTCCCCTACCCCGGCGGCAAGCACATCGAGGCGCTCGCGCGCGAAGGTGAACCGGGCCGCTTCAAGTTCACCAAGCCGATGCTCCACAGCGGCCAGCACCTGGGCGACGCCGACTATTACGACTTCTCGTTCAGCGGACTCAAGACCGCGGTGCTGCTCGCCGTGCGCGCGAGCGACGACCTCGAGCGCGACCGACCGCACATCGCGCGCGGCTTCCAGGACGCGCTCATCGGGACGCTGGTCGCCAAGACGATCCGGGCCGCGCGTGCGCATGGCCGGACGCGGATCGTGCTCGGGGGCGGGGTGGCGTGCAACCGGACGCTGGCCGAGGCGATGACGATCGCCGCCGCCGAGATGGGTGGGACCGTCTTCGCGCCCTCCCCGCGGCTCGCGACCGACAATGCGGCGATGATCGCCGCGGCGGGACTGTTCCGTTACACGGCGGGCCAGCGGGACGGGGCCGCGCTCAACGCGCACGCGGCGCTGCCGATCCCGGGGCTCGTCGCCCCCGCGACGGCGGCCGGATAGCTTTCGGCCCATGGAACCGATCACCCACCATCCGTTCGCCTACCAGTTCGGGCCGCTGGAACTCACCGGCTTCGGGCTCGCGATGCTGCTCGCCTTCCTCATCGGGCAGTCGGTCGCGAGCGAGGAGCTCGACCGTCGCGGCTGGGGCTCGGAGATCATGGGCGACATCACCGTGGCGTCGGTGATCGGCGGCCTGCTGGGCGCCAAGCTGTACTACGCGTTCCTCGTGGGCGACATGAGCGCGCTGTTCAGTCGCGCGGGGTTCGTCTTCTGGGGCGGCCTGATGGGGGGCATCCTCGGGAGCGTTGTCGTGGTGCTCATGAAGAAGGAGAGCTTCGCGAAGATCTCGGATGCCACGGCGCCCGGACTCGCGGCCGCGTATTCGGTGGGCCGCAGCGGATGCTGGGCGGTGGGCGACGACTACGGCACGCCCTGGAACGGCCCGCTCGCGGTGGCCTTCCCCGACGGTGCGCCACCGAGCACGGTGCAGAATCTCGTGCAGCAGTTCGGGCTGAAGGACTTCGCCGACATGCCGGCGCAGCAGGTGCTGGCGGTGCACCCGACGCAGCTCTACGAGACGGCGATGGGCCTGGTGATGTTCTTCATCCTCTGGCGCCTGCGCGACCACAAGCACGCGCAGGGCTGGCTCTTCGGCGTCTACTGCGTGCTGCAGGGGACGGAGCGGTTCATCGTGGAGTTCTTCCGCGCGAAGGACGACCGGTTCTTCGGGACGTTCACGATGGCGCAGATGATCGCGCTGGGGTTCGTGGCGGCGGGGGCGACGTGGATGGCGCTCAGGAGCAAGGTCGGGCCGGGGCGGCCGGCCGTGATGGCGTGAGAAGGAGCGAGGAACGAGGGGAAGGGGAAGGACGTGAGGGGAAGGGGGATGGCGTTAGGGGGAGGAGTCAGGGGTGAGCGGGAGGGCCGGTTCCTCGTCCTTGGCTCAAGCGGATTCTTGCTTGACCTTCGGTCCTTGCTCCTCGTTCGTCCTCACGGGTTGAGCCAGTAGCTGAACTTCACCAAGAACGTATTGTCCGGGTGAAGGTCGAACAGGTCACCCATGTCGCGGCGGAAGTCGAAGTCCGTCGGCGCGTCGAGGCCGCGATCGCGGCCCTGCTGCCAGACGAAGAACAGGACCGACCCGGGGCGGTACTCCCAGCGCACGACGGTGTTGGTGCGGAGCTGCTTGAAGTTGAAGCCGCCGGGATCGGCGCCGCCGCCGTAGGGGACGAAGCGCGTGTCGTAGTCGCTCGCCCGCGCGTCGCCGAGTTCCTTCCATTCGCGGAAGTCGCCCACCGAGACGAACGGCTGCGCGTAGAGCTGGATGGAGAGCGTCGGCGTGGCCGTGAAGTTGAGCCGCGAGGTGATGCCCACCGTCCACTGCTCCAGCTCGGCGAAGGTGATGTGCGCCGTGTCGCTCGCGACGTCGCCGGCGTTGGAGTGCCACTGCGTGTCGTTGAGCCCGTAGTTCACGTTCCCCGAGAGGCTCGCGTTGAAGCGCGACGAGAGGCGGAACTGGAAGCCCGGGTTGACCCACCAGCCGCGCGAGCGCCACTCGTCGCCGCGCCACATGCCACCGAAGAGAGTCGGCGTGTAGGCGATGCGACGGTCACCTTCCCAACCCATCCACCCCTCGACGCTCGAGGCGCGCCGGAAGGCGGGGCCGCCGCGCGCGCTCCGGTCGTCGTATGACCCGGGGAGCGTGCCGTTCATGCCGAAGTGCACCCAGTGGGTGTTCGGCAGCTCGACATGCGAGTTGGTATTGAGTCCGAGTTGGGTGCGCAGCCCGCCGGTGGTCCAGTTCGCCACGGCGTTGAGGTTCACGAACGCCCGGCGGTAGAGGCGCGTCGGCTGCTGCAGCTGGAACGAGAACCAGTTGCGGAACATCTGGTCGTCGGCGCGGGACTGGAAGCCGAGGTCGTTGGACTCGAATCCCGGCGAGTAGCGCTGGTAGACCGACTGGAACCGGGTGATGCCGCCGCCGAACTTGGAGACGGAGATGCGCTGCGCATCGCCGGCGAGCGCGGTGCGGAGCGAGTCGAAGGCGATGTCGTCATCGCGGCGCTGGTACCGGTGCACGCCGTCGCGCTGGGTCGAGGCGATCGCCGTACGGTCGCCGCGCACGAGGCTGCCGCTGAGCGAGGTGTGCAGCTCGTAGTTCCCGCCGAGGAACCGCTGCCGCATGTCGAGCCCGCCGGTGTAGGCCTCGCCGCGGAGGAAGTCGCGCGTGTCGGCGTCGAGCGTGCGGTTGACGGCGGTGAGCATGAGCCCCACGCCGCCCTGCCCCTTCCGGAGTTCCTGCTGCACGCGCGCCACCGCGTAGTTGGTGCGTGGCTCGATCGTCCGGCCGAGCCCGCCCTGCTCCTCCTGCGAGACCGCGTCGAGGAACCCGACGTTGAGCCCGTTGCTGAACCGGCCCGACATCTTCGCCGCCCCGAGGATGCGCGAGGAGGTGGGATTGGCCGGATCGAAGTAGCGGCCGCCCAGCTGCGGCGCGCGCCCGATGCGGCGCGAATAGAAGAGCCCCGTGCAGCCCTCGTCGATATCGTCGCAGGCGGTACGGAAGTCGAAGATCCCGGCGCCCTCGAGGAAGAACGGGCGCCGCTCCTCGAAGAACTGCTCGAAGGCGGAGAGGTTGAGCACCGCCGGGTCGGCCTCGACCTGGCCGAAGTCGGGGTTGATCGTCGCGTCGAGCGTGAGGTTGGACGAGATGCCGTACTTCACGTCGGCGCCCAACGTCTGCTGGAACGGGTGCGTCCACTGCCCCGGCCCGTCGGGGCGCGTGAGGTTCTTCGTGACCGAGTAGGGCACGATCTCGAGGCGACGCGGCTGCGGCAGCCGCCCGATCCCGGTCACCTCGCCGCCCTGCGAGACGTAGCCTTGCACGTCGCGGCGATAGAGCGGCCACGAGATGCGCTGGCGCGTGCGCGCGACATCGCGCACGGCGAGGAAGCCGAAGGTGTGCGCGTCGAGGTCGGCGAACCGCATCTGGCTGAACGGGATGCGGAACTCCGCCACCCAGCCGAGCGAGTCGATGCCCGCGGCGCCGTCCCAGACGGCATCCCACGTGGGGTCCTCGACGTTGTCGTTGTAGACGTAGAAGTCGCGCTTGACGCCGGCCGGATTGAGGATGAACTGGTAGGCGGTGCGCCGATCGTGGTAGGAGTCGATCACGAGCTTGAGCTGCTCGCTCTCGGTGCGCACGTCGCGGCGCGACAGCAGCGAGATGATCGAGTCGGGGGCCGGGTCGTGCATCCGGCCGAGGATGTAGAGGTAGCGATCGTCGTAGAGGATCCGCAACTCGGTGCGGAAGCGCGGCTCGGCCCCGGTGTTCGGCTCGTACTCGAGGAACTGGTCGATGACGGGCGCGGCACCCCAAGCGGCATCATCGGGGCGGCCGTCGATGACGGGCGCGATCGTGGTGCGCGCGGCCTGGGCCGCTCGGGTCTGGGCGACGAGCGGTTGGGACGCCGCGAGGGCCGCGGCGGTGAGGAGCATGCGCAACGACATGGGACCGCTCGGTCGGGGAGGGCGCCGGCTCGAGCCGGCACGACGCGTGGGGCGAACACGCGATTCGACAGCGGTACCGCCGGAATGGTTGCGAAGCGCCGCGCGCTACGCTTCGAGGATCACCACGCCACCGGCCACTTCGTCGGTGTGACTGAGCGTCAGGTGCACCCGCGTCACCCCGAGTTCGGCGGCACGGGCGGCGGCGCGACCGGTGAACACGAGCACCGGCGGCCCCTCGCTCCCGCGGACGACCTCGGCCTCCTTCCAGCCGATGAGCTTCGCCTCGTCGGAGCCGGTGAGCGCCTTGAAGGACGCTTCCTTGGCCGCGAGCCGCGCCGCGAGGTGCATCGCCGGCCGCGCCCGTGCGAGCGCGTAGGCCTGTTCATGGGCCGTGAAGAGCCGGTCGAGCGCGCGCTGCTCCTTCCGCGCGAGCATCTGCTCCACGCGCGCGATCGCGACGAGGTCGAACCCGACGCCGACGATCACGAGGAGCGTCCCAGCACGCGCCGCCACAGGGCGCCGCGCCGGCCGCGCGGGTCGCCGAGCACGGGGAGGGCGGCGCGCCACCAGTCGTCGGCGGCGTCGAAGGTGCGTTGCACGGCATCGACCCATCGCTGCCACAGCGCGCGCCGTTGATCGGGCGTGGCCGCGCGCGCGGCGGTGCCGGCCACTTGCAGCGCCTTGAGCGCGGCCCACACCGGCGCGGCGAGCGTGTCGAGTTCGGCTTCGAGCGCGCGGCGATCCGGCGCCGAGGCCGCGTGCCGCGCCGACGCGAGCGCGGCGATCGCCTCGCGCCACTCGCGCTCCAGGCGCGTCGGATCGAAGGCCGCGACCTGCGCGTCCACCGACTGGACCTTCTGGGCCGCCGTGCGCGCGGCGATGAGCGGCTTGAACACGCGGTCGTGGTCGGAGCCCGGCGTGGACGGGACCGCGAGGGCGCGCAACGAGCGCGTGAACTCGGGAAGCTCGTACTCAGGCATCGGTCGCGGAGTAGCGG
This window of the Gemmatimonadota bacterium genome carries:
- a CDS encoding carbohydrate binding family 9 domain-containing protein yields the protein MSLRMLLTAAALAASQPLVAQTRAAQAARTTIAPVIDGRPDDAAWGAAPVIDQFLEYEPNTGAEPRFRTELRILYDDRYLYILGRMHDPAPDSIISLLSRRDVRTESEQLKLVIDSYHDRRTAYQFILNPAGVKRDFYVYNDNVEDPTWDAVWDGAAGIDSLGWVAEFRIPFSQMRFADLDAHTFGFLAVRDVARTRQRISWPLYRRDVQGYVSQGGEVTGIGRLPQPRRLEIVPYSVTKNLTRPDGPGQWTHPFQQTLGADVKYGISSNLTLDATINPDFGQVEADPAVLNLSAFEQFFEERRPFFLEGAGIFDFRTACDDIDEGCTGLFYSRRIGRAPQLGGRYFDPANPTSSRILGAAKMSGRFSNGLNVGFLDAVSQEEQGGLGRTIEPRTNYAVARVQQELRKGQGGVGLMLTAVNRTLDADTRDFLRGEAYTGGLDMRQRFLGGNYELHTSLSGSLVRGDRTAIASTQRDGVHRYQRRDDDIAFDSLRTALAGDAQRISVSKFGGGITRFQSVYQRYSPGFESNDLGFQSRADDQMFRNWFSFQLQQPTRLYRRAFVNLNAVANWTTGGLRTQLGLNTNSHVELPNTHWVHFGMNGTLPGSYDDRSARGGPAFRRASSVEGWMGWEGDRRIAYTPTLFGGMWRGDEWRSRGWWVNPGFQFRLSSRFNASLSGNVNYGLNDTQWHSNAGDVASDTAHITFAELEQWTVGITSRLNFTATPTLSIQLYAQPFVSVGDFREWKELGDARASDYDTRFVPYGGGADPGGFNFKQLRTNTVVRWEYRPGSVLFFVWQQGRDRGLDAPTDFDFRRDMGDLFDLHPDNTFLVKFSYWLNP
- a CDS encoding prolipoprotein diacylglyceryl transferase, with protein sequence MEPITHHPFAYQFGPLELTGFGLAMLLAFLIGQSVASEELDRRGWGSEIMGDITVASVIGGLLGAKLYYAFLVGDMSALFSRAGFVFWGGLMGGILGSVVVVLMKKESFAKISDATAPGLAAAYSVGRSGCWAVGDDYGTPWNGPLAVAFPDGAPPSTVQNLVQQFGLKDFADMPAQQVLAVHPTQLYETAMGLVMFFILWRLRDHKHAQGWLFGVYCVLQGTERFIVEFFRAKDDRFFGTFTMAQMIALGFVAAGATWMALRSKVGPGRPAVMA
- a CDS encoding ribulose-phosphate 3-epimerase, coding for MRKVRIAPSLLSADFGKLAEDLKMLEEGGADWLHVDVMDGVFVPNLTFGAKVIETCKKLTSLPLDCHLMVVEPEKYFDSFAKAGADTITIHVETAPHLHRQVMRIKELGVHAGATLNPSTSLETVREVAADLDLLLIMSVNPGFGGQKFIPGSVSKVARARRMLDEANSRALLEVDGGIARETITACWAAGADTFVAGNAVFSAKDPRAEIRALRALCAEQA
- the tsaD gene encoding tRNA (adenosine(37)-N6)-threonylcarbamoyltransferase complex transferase subunit TsaD; amino-acid sequence: MTRLLALESSCDETSAAVVSGSPDAPRLESLVILSQDVHRIFGGVVPEIASREHLTAVVPVTRQALADAGRGFDDIDAIAVTHAPGLVGALLVGVSYAKALAHALGKPLVGVHHMEGHLFATALEHPLATPPFTALLVSGGHTLLLDVEAWGRYRLLGETRDDAAGEAFDKTAKLMGLPYPGGKHIEALAREGEPGRFKFTKPMLHSGQHLGDADYYDFSFSGLKTAVLLAVRASDDLERDRPHIARGFQDALIGTLVAKTIRAARAHGRTRIVLGGGVACNRTLAEAMTIAAAEMGGTVFAPSPRLATDNAAMIAAAGLFRYTAGQRDGAALNAHAALPIPGLVAPATAAG
- a CDS encoding TlpA family protein disulfide reductase: MTDRKQWLIIAGAVAFMAAGLWAAVTALGDELFPLKIGGEAPTFSAVTLAGRTSGGQTPGSAKSIDDYRGEVVLLNIWATWCGPCRIEMPSMERLQQRLGPKGLRIVAVSVDDPGMEARITAFAEELGLSFELLHDAPGAIRQQYQTTGVPETFIIDREGTIRRRIIGADDWSSETNIAFLERLLAEPRPDGLPAPKAPVTLPASATPNDTAARARELVR
- the acpS gene encoding holo-ACP synthase, with the translated sequence MIVGVGFDLVAIARVEQMLARKEQRALDRLFTAHEQAYALARARPAMHLAARLAAKEASFKALTGSDEAKLIGWKEAEVVRGSEGPPVLVFTGRAAARAAELGVTRVHLTLSHTDEVAGGVVILEA